In Odontesthes bonariensis isolate fOdoBon6 chromosome 22, fOdoBon6.hap1, whole genome shotgun sequence, one genomic interval encodes:
- the LOC142372690 gene encoding heat shock protein 30-like, whose product MLCSRGLQSDLGPIMDFYWPVRSLWPEVRPLIYQQDLLQRNLQALRSRLELMDTFQRQIPEETEPFHSSVALQPVSYQLDKEGENFGLTLDTQGFSPEELSVRQVGRKLRVSGKTEKKQEDGKGSYSYRLQEFRQEFDLPEGLNPEAVTCYLSPDGKLHIQAAKAPCVEEAERELTIKRSSEEETQQSLCSQAEDSRPETHNRA is encoded by the coding sequence ATGCTGTGCTCTCGTGGACTCCAGTCTGACCTCGGTCCAATCATGGACTTCTACTGGCCTGTACGCAGTCTGTGGCCAGAGGTCAGACCTCTGATCTACCAGCAGGATCTCCTGCAGAGAAACCTACAGGCGCTGCGCAGCAGGCTGGAGCTGATGGACACATTTCAACGACAGATCCCAGAGGAGACGGAGCCTTTCCACAGCAGCGTGGCCCTGCAACCAGTCTCCTACCAGCTGGACAAAGAGGGAGAAAACTTTGGCCTGACCCTGGACACTCAAGGCTTTTCCCCAGAGGAGCTGTCTGTCAGGCAGGTGGGCAGGAAGCTGAGAGTCAGTGGGAAGACAGAGAAGAAGCAGGAGGACGGGAAAGGCTCCTACTCTTACAGACTCCAGGAGTTCAGACAGGAGTTTGATCTGCCCGAAGGGCTGAACCCTGAAGCCGTCACCTGCTACCTGTCTCCAGACGGAAAGCTCCACATCCAGGCAGCCAAAGCTCCATGTGTGGAAGAGGCTGAGAGAGAGCTGACTATCAAGAGGAGCTCAGAGGAGGAAACACAGCAGAGTTTGTGTTCACAGGCAGAAGACAGCAGACCAGAGACGCACAACAGAGCATAG